Proteins from one Lepidochelys kempii isolate rLepKem1 chromosome 6, rLepKem1.hap2, whole genome shotgun sequence genomic window:
- the LOC140913712 gene encoding elongin-B: MSPSAPWRPDADVTFPTWPPARPFPPSPLVLPLRRPGLPPPLPTGRRHRLSQDGAQRGVARRASRVARCRLGPWRSRGLRLRLGERGAAGMDVFLMIRRHKTTIFTDAKESSTVYELKRIVEGILKRPPEEQRLYKDDQLLDDSKTLGDCGFTSQTARPQAPATVGLAFRAGDDSFEALRIDPFSSPPELPDVMKPQDSSSSANEQAVQ; this comes from the exons ATGTCCCCCTCCGCGCCATGGCGGCCTGACGCTGACGTGACCTTCCCAACATGGCCGCCCGCCAggccctttcccccctccccattggtCCTGCCGCTCCGCCGACCcggcctccccccgcccctcccgacCGGGAGGAGGCACCGCCTCTCCCAAGATGGCGCCCAGCGCGGGGTCGCGCGGCGTGCGTCGCGGGTCGCGCGGTGCAGGCTGGGACCGTGGCGGAGCCGGGGGCTGCGGCTGCGTCTGGGCGAGCGGGGAGCGGCCGGGATG gacgTGTTCCTGATGATCCGGCGCCACAAGACGACCATCTTCACCGACGCCAAGGAGTCCAGCACCGTGTACGAGCTGAAGCGCATCGTGGAGGGCATCCTCAAGCGGCCCCCCGAGGAGCAGCGGCTCTACAAG gatgaCCAGCTGCTCGACGACAGCAAGACCCTGGGAGATTGCGGCTTCACCAGCCAGACGGCGCGGCCCCAGGCGCCGGCCACGGTGGGCCTGGCTTTCCGAGCCGGGG atGACTCCTTCGAGGCTCTCCGCATCgaccccttctccagccccccggaGCTCCCCGACGTCATGAAACCCCaagactccagcagcagcgcGAACGAACAGGCCGTGCAGTGA